A segment of the Aureimonas sp. SA4125 genome:
AGGGCGGAAAGCGTCTCGGCGTCGTCGTTGACGCCCTTCAGGAGCACGGTCTGGCTGACGAGCGGGATGCCGGCGTCGACGAGCCTTGCAATGGCGGCGATGGCGGCCGGGGTGAACTCGCGCGGGTGGTTGGCGTGGAGCGCGACGAAGACGGCGCCGCCGAAGGCTTTCAGCGCGTCGATCAGCGCGGCGTCGACCCGGGCGGGCTCGACGACGGGCACGCGGGTGTGGAGGCGCAGCACCTTCACATGCGCGATGGCGGCGAGCGCCCCGGCGATATGGGCGAGGCGGCGCGGCGAGAGGATGAAGGGATCGCCGCCGGTGACGACGACTTCCCAGATCTCCTCATGCGCGGCGATATAGGCGAGCGCCTGTTCGAGCTCCGCGTCGGAGAGGCTGCCCTGGCCGTCCGGCCCGACCACCTCGCGGCGAAAACAGAAGCGGCAATAGACCGGGCAGACATGCAGCGGCTTCAGGAGCACGCGGTCGGGGTAGCGGTGAACGATGCCGGCCACCGGCGCGTGCGCGCCGTCACCGATCGGGTCGGCAAGGTCGCCGGGCGTGGCATCGAGTTCCTGCTCGCGGGGCAGGAACTGGCGGCCGATGCCGTCGTCCTCGGCTTCGATCAGCGCCGCCATGTCCGGGGTGATCGAGACCGCATAGCGCTCGGCAACGCGCTCCAGCGCCGCCAGCCGCTCCGGTGGCACGAGGCCGGACGCGACGAGAGCGGAGGGGGTGCGCAAGGCGCGGGTCAATGCGCTGGCTCTGGCATCGGCGCCCAGATCACGTCGTCGATCCTCTCCGCGCCGACGGCGAGCATCACCAGCCGGTCGAAGCCGAGCGCGATGCCGCTGGCTTCAGGCATGACGGCGAGGGCGGCCAGAAAATCCTCGTCGAGGGGATAGCGCTCGCCATAGAGGCGCTGGCGCT
Coding sequences within it:
- a CDS encoding lysine-2,3-aminomutase-like protein → MTRALRTPSALVASGLVPPERLAALERVAERYAVSITPDMAALIEAEDDGIGRQFLPREQELDATPGDLADPIGDGAHAPVAGIVHRYPDRVLLKPLHVCPVYCRFCFRREVVGPDGQGSLSDAELEQALAYIAAHEEIWEVVVTGGDPFILSPRRLAHIAGALAAIAHVKVLRLHTRVPVVEPARVDAALIDALKAFGGAVFVALHANHPREFTPAAIAAIARLVDAGIPLVSQTVLLKGVNDDAETLSALMRAFVENRVKPYYLHHADLAPGTAHFRTTIGEGQALMRELRGNVSGLCQPTYVLDIPGGHGKVPVGPGYLAGADETWVVTDPQGVGHGYPPLARG